One Ignavibacteriales bacterium genomic region harbors:
- a CDS encoding stage II sporulation protein M → MKEVQFIKNNSERWREVELFLSKKTSFKDPDKLAELFIQLTDDLSYSKTFYSQSKTTQYLNSLTSKVHQSVYKNKKEKGSRIISFWKYELPEIFYARRKELLISFIIFFVAVVIGIVSSAGDTGFVRLILGDSYVNMTLENIDQGDPLAVYKKMNGVDMFMGITFNNIRVSFYTFMSGLLLSVGTVMLLLYNGIMLGTFHHFFFERNLLFKSLSIIWIHGTIEISSIIIAGAAGLILGNSILFPKTYSRRQSFLIAAKDGVKIIIGLIPLFIIAGFLESFVTRYTKMQVFINLTIIISSLSFIIWYVVIYPTKLSRREVNESKEN, encoded by the coding sequence TTGAAAGAAGTACAATTCATAAAAAATAATTCCGAACGATGGCGGGAAGTAGAATTATTCCTTTCAAAAAAGACATCGTTTAAAGATCCAGATAAGTTAGCTGAATTATTCATCCAGTTAACTGATGATCTTTCGTATTCAAAAACATTTTATTCTCAAAGCAAAACAACTCAATATTTAAATAGCCTTACTTCAAAAGTTCATCAATCTGTTTACAAAAATAAAAAAGAAAAGGGTAGCAGAATAATTTCATTCTGGAAATATGAGCTACCTGAAATATTTTATGCAAGAAGAAAAGAATTATTGATTTCATTCATTATATTTTTTGTTGCAGTTGTAATTGGCATTGTTTCATCAGCGGGTGATACCGGTTTTGTTCGATTGATTCTTGGTGATAGTTATGTTAACATGACGCTTGAAAACATTGATCAGGGGGACCCTCTTGCAGTTTATAAAAAGATGAATGGTGTTGATATGTTTATGGGAATAACATTTAATAATATTCGAGTTTCATTTTATACATTTATGTCAGGCTTGCTGCTTTCAGTAGGTACTGTTATGCTTTTACTTTACAATGGAATTATGCTCGGAACCTTTCATCATTTTTTCTTTGAACGTAATTTATTATTTAAATCATTATCCATAATTTGGATTCACGGAACGATTGAAATATCATCTATCATTATTGCTGGGGCTGCAGGATTAATTTTGGGTAACAGTATTTTATTTCCAAAAACTTATTCAAGAAGACAATCATTTTTAATTGCCGCAAAAGATGGAGTTAAAATTATTATTGGTTTAATTCCTCTTTTTATTATTGCAGGATTTCTTGAATCATTTGTTACTCGATACACTAAAATGCAGGTGTTTATAAATCTGACCATTATTATTTCATCATTATCTTTTATTATTTGGTATGTTGTTATTTA
- a CDS encoding adenine phosphoribosyltransferase: MDLKSHIRNVNDFPKQGIMFRDITTLLKNPEAFNYTLEQLLSFTKGKKIDKVVGIESRGFIFGSPLAHKLNCGFIPVRKPGKLPAEKVSISYSLEYGEDKLEMHIDAIQPGDKVLVHDDLLATGGTMNAVCQLIEQLGGEIVQVSFIVELSFLKGRDKLKSYDVRSIVDYMNED; the protein is encoded by the coding sequence ATGGATTTAAAATCCCATATCAGAAATGTAAATGATTTTCCAAAACAGGGGATTATGTTTCGTGACATAACTACTCTTCTCAAAAATCCTGAAGCTTTTAATTATACGTTAGAGCAACTTCTAAGTTTTACGAAAGGGAAAAAGATAGATAAAGTAGTTGGAATTGAGTCACGAGGGTTTATTTTTGGTTCTCCACTTGCACATAAACTTAATTGTGGTTTTATTCCTGTTCGCAAACCGGGAAAACTACCTGCAGAAAAAGTTTCAATTTCATATTCGCTTGAGTATGGCGAAGACAAACTTGAAATGCACATAGATGCAATCCAGCCGGGAGATAAAGTATTGGTGCATGATGATTTACTTGCTACTGGCGGCACAATGAATGCTGTTTGCCAGTTGATTGAACAACTTGGTGGTGAAATTGTTCAGGTATCTTTTATTGTTGAATTATCATTTTTAAAAGGTCGTGATAAATTAAAATCTTATGATGTCCGATCGATTGTTGATTATATGAATGAAGATTAA
- a CDS encoding enoyl-CoA hydratase/isomerase family protein encodes MIKSKIINNAGIIFLARPEKRNALNPTLIKNLKDKLIEFKNNDNIKSIIITGEGNSFCAGADLEYLKSLSSNSTIENYNDSKSLAELFVSIYEYPKPTIAAVNGSAIAGGCGLASVCDFILAHPEKSKFGYSEVKIGFIPAIVSIFLIKKVGEGLAKQLLMDGEIISGQRAYEIGFVNYLVENVLDESISLAEKINKNSVESLRLTKEMINNISNLSVCDAVNYCVGLNTISRSTEDFKNGIDNFLSKDK; translated from the coding sequence ATGATAAAATCAAAAATAATAAATAATGCTGGAATAATATTTCTTGCACGACCAGAAAAACGAAATGCTTTAAATCCTACTTTAATTAAAAATCTAAAAGATAAGCTAATTGAATTCAAAAATAATGATAATATTAAATCTATAATAATTACTGGGGAAGGAAATTCATTTTGTGCCGGAGCTGATTTAGAATATCTTAAGAGCCTATCGAGTAACTCCACAATTGAAAATTACAATGATTCAAAATCACTAGCAGAGTTATTTGTATCGATTTATGAATATCCAAAACCAACGATTGCGGCAGTAAACGGATCAGCAATTGCGGGCGGCTGCGGACTAGCATCTGTTTGTGATTTTATCCTTGCACATCCTGAAAAAAGTAAATTTGGCTACAGCGAAGTAAAAATTGGATTCATTCCTGCCATCGTTTCTATCTTTTTAATTAAAAAAGTTGGAGAAGGTTTGGCTAAACAATTGTTAATGGATGGTGAAATTATCTCAGGACAAAGAGCATATGAGATTGGATTTGTAAATTATTTGGTCGAAAATGTTTTAGATGAATCTATCAGTCTTGCTGAAAAAATTAATAAAAATTCTGTGGAAAGTTTGAGACTTACAAAAGAAATGATAAATAATATTTCAAATCTTTCTGTATGTGATGCAGTAAACTATTGTGTTGGATTAAATACAATAAGCAGATCTACAGAAGATTTTAAAAATGGGATTGATAATTTTCTTAGCAAGGATAAATAA
- a CDS encoding 2-oxo acid dehydrogenase subunit E2, with product MDIIMPKMGESVNEGTIIKWHKQVGDAVKRDEIIFEISTDKVDTEIPAAEAGILSEIIVKEGDTVEVGTVVAKINTGGKELVETPIEKETPEPISSSSKNRMEEKEVISKESSTEKSTRPEVNDISPYDRNNENNINSGTNSSTISNTANSNVIEIAMPKMGESVMEGTIIKWYKKVGDAVKKDETIFEISTDKVDTEIPSPEAGTLTEILVGEQETVEVGTIVAKLGVGGKVKEQVSQTVKQEKVQAQDVVSMHDNFSKSVDIIPEGNGTSAGFYSPLVLSITQKENISFDELKSITGTGLEGRVSKKDILKYLENRKSQPDQKVQEKKEIKTTSSIPTTSQTVYNSADVEKIPMDNIRMRIMDHMVHSRDTSVHVTGLIEVDMTRIHNFITANKEEIIKNENAKITYMAFIADAVVKSLKKYPLVNSSIDGNSILQKKFINLGIAVAIEPTGLIVPNIKGAGDRNVVGLAKAIADLANRARTKKLTPDDISNGTFTITNYGVFGTIFGTPIINQPEVAILGVGAVQKKPVVIEVDGSDTFAVRHIMALTLSHDHRLVDGMLGGMFLKNIKETLENFEGVLN from the coding sequence ATGGATATAATAATGCCGAAAATGGGTGAGAGTGTTAATGAAGGCACAATCATAAAATGGCATAAACAAGTTGGTGATGCTGTTAAACGTGATGAAATTATTTTTGAGATCAGCACTGATAAAGTTGATACTGAAATTCCTGCTGCGGAAGCTGGAATATTATCTGAAATAATAGTTAAAGAAGGTGATACAGTTGAGGTTGGAACTGTTGTTGCAAAAATAAATACTGGCGGAAAAGAATTAGTAGAAACTCCGATTGAAAAAGAGACACCAGAACCAATAAGTAGTTCTTCCAAAAATAGAATGGAAGAAAAAGAAGTCATTTCGAAGGAGTCTTCGACTGAGAAATCTACTCGACCTGAAGTTAATGATATTTCTCCCTACGATCGAAATAATGAAAACAATATTAATTCTGGAACTAACTCATCTACAATATCAAATACGGCAAATAGTAATGTGATTGAAATTGCAATGCCAAAAATGGGTGAATCAGTAATGGAAGGAACTATTATTAAGTGGTATAAGAAAGTTGGTGACGCAGTTAAGAAAGATGAAACAATTTTTGAAATTAGCACAGATAAAGTTGATACAGAAATTCCATCACCAGAAGCTGGAACATTAACAGAAATTCTTGTTGGCGAGCAGGAAACCGTTGAAGTTGGAACTATCGTTGCAAAACTTGGAGTAGGAGGTAAAGTTAAAGAGCAGGTTTCCCAAACAGTCAAGCAGGAGAAAGTTCAAGCTCAAGACGTAGTTTCAATGCATGATAATTTTTCCAAAAGCGTTGATATAATACCTGAAGGAAATGGAACAAGTGCAGGATTTTATTCGCCTCTTGTTTTAAGCATTACACAAAAAGAAAATATAAGTTTTGATGAATTAAAATCTATAACTGGAACTGGATTGGAAGGAAGAGTTTCTAAGAAAGATATTCTTAAGTATTTAGAAAATCGAAAATCACAACCGGATCAAAAAGTTCAAGAAAAGAAAGAAATTAAAACTACTTCATCAATTCCAACTACTTCGCAAACTGTTTATAATTCAGCTGATGTTGAAAAAATTCCAATGGACAATATTCGTATGAGAATTATGGATCACATGGTTCATAGTCGTGATACATCTGTTCACGTTACAGGGCTGATTGAAGTTGACATGACACGCATTCATAATTTTATAACTGCTAATAAGGAAGAGATTATCAAAAATGAAAATGCAAAGATTACATACATGGCTTTTATTGCGGATGCTGTTGTTAAATCGTTAAAAAAATATCCTCTTGTTAATTCAAGTATAGATGGTAATTCAATTCTGCAAAAGAAATTTATCAATCTTGGAATTGCTGTCGCGATTGAACCAACTGGATTAATCGTACCAAATATTAAAGGTGCCGGCGATAGAAATGTAGTTGGATTAGCAAAAGCAATTGCAGATTTAGCTAATCGTGCAAGAACCAAAAAATTAACTCCCGATGATATTTCAAACGGAACTTTTACAATTACAAATTATGGTGTTTTCGGAACTATATTTGGAACGCCAATTATTAATCAACCTGAAGTTGCAATTCTTGGAGTTGGCGCAGTTCAGAAAAAGCCGGTTGTAATTGAAGTTGACGGGTCTGATACATTTGCTGTAAGACATATTATGGCACTAACACTGTCACACGACCACAGATTAGTTGATGGTATGTTAGGTGGAATGTTTTTGAAAAATATTAAAGAAACACTTGAAAATTTTGAAGGTGTTCTGAATTAA
- a CDS encoding dehydrogenase E1 component subunit alpha/beta codes for MAKKTTSTEKKSKEKSSIKPTNGKNETVKVGKEEFTKDKLLQVLKTMLRARNVDNKAMNLLRQGKTFFHIAGAGHEAVQLAIGLSLNPKKDWFFPYYRDLATVLTAGLTPEEVFLGTFGKADDPASGGRQLPVHWGSKNFNLPSQSSPTGTQFLQAVGAALASVKRGERNISYVSSGEGTTSQGEFHEAVNWASREKLPVLFVIQNNKYAISVHVSNQTGGKDSSIAEMMEGFHNLHRARIDGTDFFQSFEKVQEAIEYIKSGKGPALIEADVVRLESHSSSDDQKKYRDKKELEEDLKKCPIEKFAQVLLEKRFLNQKDYEDLKVKINEEISEAADKALHSSDPKPDEATKYVFDESGFKESLDYESSTPSGNKIVMVDAINHALHEEMEKNSEMFIFGEDIEDGKGGVFTATKGLSTRFTKKRVFNSPLAEASIMGVAVGMSLTGMKPVVEIQFGDYIFPGFMQMKNEMAPMRYRSNNSWSAPVVTRVAVGGYIHGGLCHSQNIEAFFSHIPGIFIAYPSNAADAKGLLKTACRIKDPVLFCEHKGLYRQSFAITPEPDENYLLSFGKAKVVREGTNVTVVSWGVSLWDSMIAAKKLEDEDFSVEVIDIRTIVPLDEETIYNSVKKTNKVIIIHEDTMFGGFGAEIAARIADNCFQYLDAPVKRIAAKDAHIPYAPILENAVLPSRDDIYKGIKDLLKY; via the coding sequence ATGGCAAAGAAAACAACATCAACAGAAAAAAAATCGAAAGAAAAAAGTTCGATTAAACCAACAAATGGAAAAAATGAAACGGTAAAAGTTGGTAAAGAAGAATTTACAAAAGATAAATTATTGCAAGTTCTAAAAACGATGTTGCGAGCGCGAAATGTTGATAATAAAGCAATGAATTTACTTAGACAAGGAAAAACATTTTTTCACATTGCCGGTGCAGGACACGAAGCCGTGCAGCTTGCAATTGGTTTGTCACTAAATCCAAAAAAAGATTGGTTTTTTCCGTACTACCGTGATTTGGCAACTGTGTTAACAGCTGGTCTAACTCCGGAAGAAGTATTTCTAGGAACTTTCGGAAAAGCGGATGATCCGGCAAGCGGAGGAAGACAATTACCTGTTCATTGGGGTTCTAAAAATTTTAATCTACCATCACAATCATCTCCAACTGGTACACAATTTTTACAAGCAGTGGGAGCTGCATTAGCATCAGTTAAAAGAGGAGAACGAAATATATCTTATGTAAGCAGTGGCGAAGGAACGACATCCCAGGGTGAATTTCACGAAGCCGTTAATTGGGCTAGCCGTGAAAAATTACCAGTACTTTTTGTAATTCAGAATAATAAGTACGCAATCTCGGTTCACGTTTCAAATCAAACAGGAGGAAAAGACAGTTCAATTGCTGAGATGATGGAAGGATTTCACAATCTTCATCGTGCAAGAATTGATGGAACGGATTTTTTCCAATCTTTTGAGAAGGTTCAAGAAGCAATTGAATATATTAAAAGTGGTAAAGGTCCTGCTCTTATCGAAGCAGATGTTGTGCGATTAGAATCTCATTCATCTTCAGATGATCAAAAAAAATATCGAGATAAGAAGGAACTTGAAGAAGATTTAAAGAAATGTCCGATTGAAAAATTTGCTCAAGTATTACTGGAAAAAAGATTTCTAAATCAGAAAGATTATGAGGATTTAAAGGTTAAAATCAACGAGGAAATTAGCGAAGCCGCTGATAAGGCACTGCACTCCTCTGACCCAAAACCTGATGAAGCAACAAAATATGTTTTTGATGAAAGTGGTTTTAAAGAATCACTTGATTATGAATCATCAACACCAAGTGGAAATAAAATTGTTATGGTTGATGCCATTAATCACGCATTACACGAAGAGATGGAAAAAAATTCTGAGATGTTCATCTTTGGTGAAGATATTGAAGATGGAAAAGGCGGTGTGTTTACGGCAACAAAAGGTTTATCAACCAGGTTTACTAAAAAAAGAGTTTTCAACTCACCGCTCGCTGAGGCAAGTATAATGGGCGTTGCGGTTGGTATGTCGCTAACAGGCATGAAACCTGTTGTAGAAATTCAATTTGGAGATTACATTTTTCCCGGATTTATGCAAATGAAAAATGAAATGGCACCAATGCGGTATCGCTCTAATAATTCATGGTCTGCACCTGTTGTTACTCGTGTTGCTGTTGGCGGATACATTCACGGTGGTTTGTGTCATAGTCAAAATATTGAAGCATTCTTTTCACACATTCCAGGAATTTTTATCGCATATCCTAGTAATGCAGCGGATGCAAAAGGATTACTTAAAACAGCATGCAGAATTAAAGATCCGGTTTTATTTTGCGAGCATAAAGGATTATACAGACAAAGTTTTGCAATCACACCCGAGCCGGATGAGAATTATTTGTTATCATTTGGTAAAGCAAAAGTAGTTAGAGAAGGAACTAATGTTACGGTAGTATCCTGGGGAGTTTCTTTATGGGATTCAATGATTGCCGCAAAGAAATTGGAAGATGAAGATTTTTCTGTGGAAGTAATTGATATTAGAACAATTGTTCCTTTGGACGAAGAAACAATTTACAACTCAGTTAAAAAAACAAATAAAGTAATTATAATCCACGAAGACACGATGTTTGGAGGATTTGGTGCCGAGATTGCAGCTCGTATTGCAGATAATTGTTTTCAATATCTTGATGCACCCGTAAAAAGAATTGCCGCAAAGGACGCGCATATTCCTTATGCACCAATCTTGGAAAATGCAGTTTTACCAAGTCGTGATGATATTTACAAAGGAATAAAAGATTTACTTAAGTATTAA
- the lipB gene encoding lipoyl(octanoyl) transferase LipB has translation MRKFVYCDLDSIDYKEAWDLQKNIHLLRVENKIDDVFFILEHPHTYTLGKTADKQNLVGDQNYLKDNKISVYDIDRGGDITYHGPGQIVGYPIINLTNWKQDTHKYLRAIEEVIIQVCADYGLNGSRVDKYTGVWIADRKICAIGIKVSRWITMHGFAFNINTDLNLFNGIIPCGISDKAVTSLSKESQKEIIIKEVKEKIIHHFSKVFNYNQIEFKSKEDILSLVS, from the coding sequence TTGAGAAAATTTGTTTATTGTGATTTAGATTCAATTGATTACAAAGAAGCATGGGATTTGCAAAAGAATATTCATCTGTTAAGAGTAGAAAACAAAATTGATGATGTATTTTTTATTCTCGAACATCCGCACACTTATACTCTCGGTAAAACTGCGGATAAACAAAATTTAGTAGGTGATCAAAATTATTTAAAAGATAATAAAATTTCCGTTTACGATATAGATCGTGGTGGAGACATTACTTATCACGGTCCGGGACAAATAGTTGGTTATCCAATTATTAACCTTACAAATTGGAAACAGGATACACACAAATATTTAAGAGCGATTGAAGAAGTTATTATTCAAGTTTGTGCAGATTATGGTTTGAATGGAAGTAGAGTTGATAAATACACAGGTGTTTGGATAGCAGATAGAAAAATTTGTGCGATAGGAATTAAAGTTAGCAGGTGGATTACAATGCACGGCTTTGCTTTTAATATCAATACTGATTTGAATTTGTTTAATGGTATAATTCCATGCGGAATATCCGATAAAGCTGTTACCTCTTTGAGTAAAGAATCACAAAAAGAAATAATTATTAAAGAGGTGAAAGAAAAAATTATTCATCATTTTAGTAAGGTTTTTAATTATAACCAGATTGAATTTAAATCGAAAGAAGACATATTAAGTTTAGTTTCCTAA
- the lpdA gene encoding dihydrolipoyl dehydrogenase, with product MTNKYQIAILGGGPGGYVAAIRAAQLGFKTVVIDKDNLGGICLNWGCIPTKSLLKNAEIFDNIKNHGKDFGIYTKELSFNFNEIIKRSRGISDKITKNVEMLIKKNKIDRIRGFGKLISQNEIAILDKDGKQTETLNSDNIIVATGARPKTFPNIPIDRKNIITSTEAMNLPEQPKELIIIGAGAIGIEFAYFYSVLGTKVTVIEMLDNILPVEDVEVSQALEKNFKKRGIEIFTKTTVEKAEVKGKKVLVTINQNGQKKELSADKVLSAIGVTGNVEGFGLEELKIELFKNHIKVDKKTYQTNIKNIYAIGDVIGPPWLAHVASAEGIHCVESIKGIKNPEIDYENIPGCTYCQPQVASVGLTEAKARELGYDLKIGKFPFMASGKAFAVGEREGFVKLIFDAKYGELLGGHIIGSEATELIAEVALARAMEATGHSIIKTVHAHPTLSESIMEAAANAYGEAIHI from the coding sequence ATGACTAACAAATATCAAATTGCTATTCTCGGTGGTGGTCCGGGTGGATATGTCGCTGCAATAAGAGCAGCACAATTAGGATTTAAAACAGTTGTAATTGATAAGGATAATTTAGGCGGAATTTGTTTGAATTGGGGCTGTATTCCAACAAAATCACTTCTAAAAAACGCTGAGATTTTTGATAATATTAAGAATCATGGTAAAGATTTTGGAATCTACACAAAAGAACTTTCCTTCAATTTTAATGAGATAATAAAGAGAAGCCGTGGCATTTCCGATAAGATTACAAAAAATGTTGAGATGCTGATTAAGAAAAATAAGATTGATAGGATTCGGGGTTTTGGTAAACTAATCAGTCAAAATGAAATTGCTATTTTGGACAAAGACGGCAAACAAACTGAAACATTAAACTCAGATAACATTATTGTTGCAACAGGTGCCCGCCCAAAAACTTTTCCAAATATTCCTATTGATAGAAAAAATATTATTACAAGTACTGAGGCGATGAATCTTCCCGAACAACCAAAGGAATTAATAATAATTGGTGCCGGCGCAATTGGAATTGAATTTGCATATTTCTATTCTGTTTTAGGGACAAAGGTAACTGTGATTGAAATGCTTGATAATATTCTACCTGTTGAAGATGTTGAAGTTTCACAGGCACTTGAAAAGAATTTTAAGAAACGTGGAATTGAAATCTTTACTAAGACAACTGTTGAAAAAGCTGAAGTAAAAGGAAAAAAAGTTTTAGTTACGATAAATCAAAACGGACAGAAAAAAGAATTAAGCGCTGATAAGGTATTAAGTGCAATCGGTGTAACCGGAAATGTTGAAGGTTTTGGATTAGAAGAATTGAAAATCGAATTATTTAAGAATCATATTAAGGTTGATAAAAAAACTTATCAAACAAATATTAAAAATATTTATGCAATTGGCGATGTTATTGGTCCGCCGTGGCTTGCACACGTTGCATCTGCTGAAGGGATTCATTGTGTTGAATCAATAAAAGGAATTAAAAATCCGGAGATTGATTATGAAAATATTCCAGGTTGTACATATTGCCAACCTCAAGTTGCAAGTGTTGGATTGACCGAAGCAAAAGCACGCGAACTTGGCTATGATTTAAAAATTGGAAAGTTTCCTTTTATGGCAAGTGGTAAAGCTTTTGCCGTTGGGGAACGTGAAGGATTTGTTAAGTTAATTTTCGATGCTAAATACGGCGAATTACTTGGCGGTCATATTATCGGAAGTGAAGCAACAGAGCTTATTGCTGAAGTTGCGCTTGCACGAGCAATGGAAGCGACTGGACACTCAATAATTAAAACTGTTCATGCACATCCAACTTTATCAGAATCGATTATGGAAGCTGCTGCTAATGCTTATGGTGAGGCGATACATATTTGA
- a CDS encoding rhodanese-like domain-containing protein, producing the protein MNDVINLSAPDFSDKIINDNSAVIIDVRTPQEFNDGHIPNSLLIDIYNPTFSEKITKLDKEKKYYIYCRSGNRSYYAGVFMLEQGFTNVHHLEEGILSWTEKLEK; encoded by the coding sequence ATGAACGATGTTATAAATCTTAGTGCACCTGACTTTTCTGATAAAATTATAAATGATAATTCGGCTGTTATAATTGACGTACGCACACCTCAAGAATTTAATGATGGACATATTCCAAATTCTCTGTTAATCGATATTTACAATCCAACTTTTTCTGAAAAAATTACAAAGTTGGATAAAGAAAAAAAGTATTACATTTACTGCAGAAGCGGAAACAGAAGTTATTATGCTGGTGTTTTTATGCTTGAGCAAGGTTTTACAAATGTTCATCATCTTGAAGAAGGAATACTTTCCTGGACAGAAAAACTTGAAAAGTAG